One window of the Acidimicrobiia bacterium genome contains the following:
- a CDS encoding UBP-type zinc finger domain-containing protein has translation MAIGDRWVNLRVCMTCGHVGCCDASKNRHASGHFAEVGHPVIQSFEPGEDWWYCYLDSVSFSVPGAPSLSY, from the coding sequence GTGGCGATCGGAGATCGCTGGGTCAATCTGAGGGTGTGCATGACGTGCGGTCACGTGGGTTGCTGCGACGCGTCCAAGAACCGTCACGCGTCGGGCCACTTCGCCGAGGTCGGGCACCCCGTGATCCAGTCATTCGAGCCCGGCGAGGACTGGTGGTACTGCTATCTCGACTCGGTCTCGTTCAGCGTTCCAGGCGCGCCTTCACTCTCCTACTGA
- a CDS encoding FAD-dependent oxidoreductase, whose protein sequence is MRTTDVVVCGAGIAGVATAYLLTTRAGLRVALCDPRPPLTLTSDKSTECYRNFWPNAAMVALMNRSIDLMEEVSAESGESIGLNRRGYLYVTADPMRLKDLGAAAAVASGHGSGPVRRHGVGSAMPYEPSPDHGWVGAPGGFDLIEDPVVLRESVPGLSDSLVGGLHVRRAGWVSAQQMGAHMVERAVAAGAELIPHEVTGVDVVGGRVSAVRLVDGSTIGCGAFVNAAGPLVGRVADLLGVALPVHSEVHLKVAIRDTAGAMSRQAPLTILSDPQQLDWSDEERRHLAEAGRGDLVEEMPAACHGRPEGGSDSPFVLALWEYARQVREPTWPIPHDPLYAEVVVRGMAALFPAFAAYRDRMPHTVVDGGYYTKTLENRPLAGPMGPDGAFLVGALSGFGVMAACGVADLVTAHLTGAALPPHAAAFQLDRYDDPAYREEIAALADTGQI, encoded by the coding sequence ATGCGGACGACGGATGTGGTTGTGTGCGGCGCAGGCATTGCTGGGGTGGCCACCGCCTACCTGCTCACCACCCGGGCGGGCCTCCGGGTCGCATTGTGCGATCCTCGTCCGCCGCTGACGCTCACCTCCGACAAGTCGACCGAGTGCTACCGCAATTTCTGGCCGAATGCGGCGATGGTCGCGCTGATGAACCGGTCGATCGACCTCATGGAGGAGGTGTCGGCGGAGAGCGGCGAGAGCATCGGCCTGAACCGTCGCGGCTACCTGTATGTGACCGCCGATCCGATGCGGCTGAAGGATCTCGGCGCGGCTGCCGCGGTGGCCTCCGGTCACGGTTCCGGTCCGGTGCGTCGCCATGGCGTCGGCTCGGCGATGCCGTACGAACCGTCGCCGGATCACGGATGGGTGGGCGCACCGGGCGGCTTCGACCTCATCGAGGATCCGGTTGTGCTCAGGGAGTCGGTGCCGGGGCTCTCCGACAGCCTGGTCGGCGGACTCCACGTGCGGCGGGCTGGCTGGGTATCTGCCCAGCAGATGGGGGCGCACATGGTGGAGCGGGCCGTTGCGGCAGGCGCCGAGCTGATACCGCACGAGGTGACCGGTGTCGACGTGGTCGGCGGTCGGGTGAGTGCAGTGCGCCTCGTCGACGGTTCCACGATCGGCTGCGGCGCGTTCGTGAACGCGGCTGGCCCGCTGGTGGGCCGTGTCGCCGACCTACTCGGGGTCGCCCTGCCGGTGCATAGCGAGGTCCATCTGAAGGTGGCGATTCGCGACACGGCGGGCGCCATGTCCCGACAGGCACCGCTGACGATCCTCTCCGACCCTCAGCAGCTCGACTGGTCGGACGAGGAGCGGCGTCACCTCGCCGAGGCGGGGAGGGGCGATCTCGTCGAAGAGATGCCCGCGGCCTGCCATGGTCGCCCCGAGGGCGGGTCGGACTCTCCCTTCGTGCTGGCGCTCTGGGAGTACGCACGCCAGGTCCGCGAGCCGACCTGGCCGATTCCACACGACCCGCTCTATGCGGAGGTCGTCGTGCGGGGCATGGCGGCGCTGTTCCCTGCGTTCGCCGCGTATCGGGACCGCATGCCTCACACCGTGGTCGACGGTGGCTATTACACGAAGACCCTGGAGAACCGACCGTTAGCGGGTCCGATGGGACCCGACGGCGCCTTCCTCGTCGGCGCACTGTCCGGCTTCGGAGTGATGGCGGCATGCGGTGTCGCCGACCTGGTGACCGCGCACCTCACCGGTGCGGCCCTTCCCCCTCACGCCGCCGCGTTCCAACTCGACCGGTACGACGACCCGGCATACCGTGAAGAGATCGCCGCCCTCGCCGACACCGGCCAGATCTGA
- a CDS encoding putative sulfate/molybdate transporter has protein sequence MRPALRPTTGDLTGAVADLGVFVPLVAALVLVNGLHPGSILLAAGILVVAAGVVFRIPFPVQPLKALTALAVAQQLSPELIHAAGLQIGVILALLAVTGAATRLARLFTLPVIRSLQFAVGALLVVTAARLVLVPPAILDRGVPTQVSLIVGIAVLAIVTVAAARRWFFLVGTIVVAAVAWSIATGEITLAAPTIHFPTFAPPPLAVFGSAFVLLVVPQLPLTYSNAIVGVSHLARETFPEAADRVTPARVSLVCGAGNVVSSVFGGMPMCHGSSGFTAHVRLGASTSAMNVILGGLFITLGLVFSGQVLALFALIPVSVLAAFLAYAGLRHALLVLDLRGTALALAVVAGTVGVVTRNLAFTTVLALVAEFGRRKTATSL, from the coding sequence ATGCGGCCCGCGCTACGCCCGACGACCGGTGACCTCACCGGTGCCGTCGCCGACCTTGGCGTCTTCGTGCCGCTGGTGGCGGCCCTGGTGCTCGTCAACGGCCTGCACCCAGGGTCGATCCTCCTCGCCGCCGGCATCCTGGTCGTGGCCGCCGGGGTCGTGTTCCGCATCCCGTTCCCGGTCCAGCCGCTCAAGGCGCTGACCGCCCTCGCCGTCGCCCAACAACTGTCGCCTGAGCTCATCCATGCCGCCGGGCTACAGATCGGCGTCATCCTCGCGCTGCTCGCCGTCACCGGTGCTGCCACGCGCCTCGCTCGGCTCTTCACACTCCCTGTGATCCGCTCGCTCCAGTTCGCCGTCGGCGCCCTGCTCGTGGTCACCGCGGCGCGGCTGGTTCTCGTCCCACCCGCCATCCTCGATCGCGGGGTCCCCACGCAGGTGTCTCTGATCGTCGGCATCGCGGTGCTCGCAATCGTCACTGTGGCCGCGGCGCGCCGCTGGTTCTTCCTCGTCGGGACAATCGTGGTGGCCGCCGTGGCCTGGAGCATCGCCACGGGCGAGATCACCCTCGCCGCACCCACCATCCACTTTCCCACCTTTGCCCCGCCTCCGCTGGCGGTCTTCGGCTCCGCCTTCGTGCTGCTCGTGGTACCTCAGCTGCCGCTCACCTACTCGAATGCGATCGTCGGGGTCAGCCATCTGGCCAGGGAGACCTTCCCGGAGGCGGCTGATCGAGTCACCCCCGCCAGGGTGTCCCTCGTCTGCGGTGCCGGCAATGTCGTGTCCTCCGTGTTCGGCGGCATGCCCATGTGTCACGGTTCGAGCGGTTTCACGGCACACGTGCGCCTCGGCGCCTCAACCTCTGCGATGAACGTGATCCTCGGAGGGCTCTTCATCACCCTCGGGCTGGTCTTCTCGGGCCAGGTCCTCGCGCTGTTCGCGTTGATACCCGTCTCCGTCCTCGCCGCCTTCCTCGCCTACGCCGGACTACGCCACGCCCTGCTCGTCCTCGACCTCAGGGGCACGGCCCTTGCCCTGGCTGTGGTCGCGGGCACGGTCGGCGTCGTCACCCGTAACCTCGCCTTCACCACGGTGCTCGCGCTCGTTGCCGAGTTCGGCCGCCGAAAGACCGCCACCAGCCTCTGA
- a CDS encoding DUF3048 domain-containing protein translates to MLRRTPVLIALVLVAACSSPATTTTTAPTTTVATTTTTRAATTTTSSSSTATTTTPPVGYSNLNGMPVYDEDLLDRRVLMVKIDNSLPAQPQSGIEIADAMTEILVEDRTTRFIALFHYSDSEYVGPIRSLRPADLQIATALSATMVNTGAQPWITSMAFARNIPRVTFFDSIMYRIDERNLPHNVYGSTLGFRDFADDRGFPDVGPTPWLPFGEWPLPPEPAMSVTLTWVQGFNEVEWRFNSATQRYERWVRGDYQEWVDEEGEGGRIDADVLVVIAARSYIAHPPSGVEGSAVPAVDSVGSGKAWVFSRGRVWEGTWQRDNEREPFQLFDESGHAATVPPGKLWVSLLPNELVEYE, encoded by the coding sequence ATGCTCCGCCGAACCCCCGTCCTCATTGCCCTGGTCCTCGTCGCCGCCTGTTCGTCGCCGGCGACGACCACCACGACCGCGCCGACGACCACGGTCGCCACCACGACCACAACCCGGGCGGCGACCACCACGACCTCCTCCTCCTCCACCGCCACCACCACAACCCCCCCGGTCGGGTACTCGAATCTGAACGGGATGCCGGTATACGACGAGGATCTGCTCGACCGCCGGGTGCTCATGGTCAAGATCGACAATTCGCTGCCCGCTCAGCCGCAGTCGGGTATCGAGATCGCGGACGCGATGACGGAGATCCTCGTGGAGGACCGCACCACCCGCTTCATCGCCCTATTCCATTACTCCGACTCCGAGTATGTGGGACCGATTCGATCGCTGCGACCTGCCGACCTCCAGATCGCCACGGCGCTCAGCGCCACCATGGTCAACACGGGTGCCCAGCCGTGGATAACCAGCATGGCTTTTGCGCGCAACATCCCGAGGGTGACGTTCTTCGACTCGATCATGTACCGCATCGACGAGCGGAACCTGCCGCACAACGTATACGGGTCGACACTGGGGTTCCGCGACTTCGCCGACGACCGTGGATTCCCCGACGTCGGCCCCACACCGTGGCTGCCCTTCGGCGAATGGCCGCTCCCCCCGGAGCCAGCGATGAGCGTGACCTTGACCTGGGTACAGGGGTTCAACGAGGTCGAGTGGCGGTTCAACTCGGCGACCCAGCGCTACGAGCGCTGGGTCCGTGGCGACTATCAGGAGTGGGTCGACGAGGAGGGCGAGGGCGGCCGGATCGACGCCGATGTCCTCGTCGTCATCGCCGCCAGGTCCTACATCGCGCACCCTCCGTCCGGCGTAGAGGGATCGGCGGTCCCTGCCGTGGACAGCGTCGGATCCGGCAAGGCGTGGGTCTTCTCACGGGGGCGGGTCTGGGAGGGCACCTGGCAGCGCGATAACGAACGCGAGCCGTTCCAGTTATTCGACGAGTCGGGTCACGCCGCCACCGTCCCACCGGGCAAGCTCTGGGTTTCCCTGCTCCCCAACGAGCTCGTCGAGTACGAGTAG
- a CDS encoding multicopper oxidase domain-containing protein, protein MSSESTSKDRVAFLVAIGFIAIVALLMAILALGRALAGDASGSPSPPTPPATTTTAAASAPAVVTVHLGEFSVSPEAITVGRDGTLSVMNMGSIEHNLSVEGTDFATPLIAPGDTVDLDFTGLAPGGYRILCTVAGHDAAGMTASLTVTAEPGSGTTDPDEGHRAIDWETMAANMQASIEPFPAVTEGTGGLLFEPTILADGTKEFVLVVEEIDWEVEPGRVVKGIAYNGQIPGPTIKVDVGDRVRIVVENRLEEITSWHPHGVRRHSFEADGVGYISQPPIAPGETWSAEFVAEEQSVGMYHGHDMGIHQVPNGLAGAFIVGGLPIPEGWNVVGEEAMFINDAGNIGFSLNGKSFPATSPYSLQVGESLLVHYMNEGLMSHPMHLHNNRQLVIAKDGFPLESPYFADVINVAPGERYSVLVLAEMPGVWVWHCHIFTHVERSDGTMFGMLTALIVEE, encoded by the coding sequence GTGTCGAGTGAGTCGACGTCGAAGGACCGCGTCGCGTTTCTGGTCGCCATCGGTTTCATCGCCATCGTCGCATTGCTGATGGCGATCCTGGCGTTGGGGCGCGCCCTGGCGGGAGACGCCTCGGGATCGCCGTCCCCGCCGACACCCCCGGCGACGACGACCACCGCCGCAGCGTCGGCGCCCGCCGTGGTGACCGTCCACCTCGGTGAGTTCTCGGTCAGCCCCGAGGCGATCACCGTGGGCAGGGATGGAACCCTCTCGGTGATGAACATGGGCTCCATCGAGCACAACTTGTCGGTCGAGGGCACCGACTTCGCCACACCGTTGATCGCCCCCGGCGACACGGTCGACCTCGATTTCACCGGTCTCGCCCCGGGTGGCTATCGGATCCTGTGCACGGTGGCGGGGCACGACGCCGCCGGGATGACGGCATCCCTGACCGTCACCGCCGAGCCGGGCTCGGGTACCACCGACCCCGACGAGGGCCACCGCGCCATCGATTGGGAGACCATGGCCGCCAACATGCAGGCGTCCATCGAACCCTTCCCGGCGGTCACCGAAGGCACCGGTGGGCTCCTCTTCGAGCCGACGATCCTCGCCGACGGGACCAAGGAGTTCGTCCTCGTCGTTGAGGAGATCGACTGGGAGGTCGAACCCGGCCGCGTGGTGAAGGGCATCGCCTACAACGGGCAGATCCCTGGTCCGACGATCAAGGTGGACGTCGGCGACCGGGTGCGGATCGTCGTCGAGAACCGTCTCGAGGAAATCACCTCGTGGCACCCGCACGGCGTGCGGCGTCACTCGTTCGAGGCGGACGGCGTCGGTTACATCTCACAGCCACCGATCGCTCCCGGTGAGACCTGGAGCGCCGAGTTCGTCGCCGAGGAGCAGTCGGTGGGCATGTATCACGGGCACGACATGGGCATCCACCAGGTGCCCAATGGCCTCGCCGGTGCGTTCATCGTGGGTGGCCTCCCGATCCCGGAAGGCTGGAATGTGGTGGGGGAGGAGGCCATGTTCATCAACGACGCCGGCAACATCGGCTTCAGCCTCAACGGCAAGTCCTTCCCTGCCACAAGCCCCTACTCACTCCAGGTCGGCGAGTCGCTGCTGGTGCATTACATGAACGAGGGGCTCATGTCGCACCCGATGCACCTGCACAACAACCGCCAGCTGGTCATCGCCAAGGACGGGTTCCCCCTCGAGTCGCCGTACTTCGCCGACGTGATCAACGTGGCCCCCGGAGAGCGTTACTCGGTGCTGGTGCTTGCCGAGATGCCCGGCGTGTGGGTGTGGCACTGTCACATATTCACGCACGTCGAGCGGTCGGACGGGACGATGTTCGGCATGCTCACTGCGCTGATCGTGGAGGAGTGA